The following coding sequences are from one Prochlorococcus marinus CUG1438 window:
- the secE gene encoding preprotein translocase subunit SecE has translation MTSPITNKEPLKKDSPEFEEPKKKNNFFRSTYDELKLVVWPNKQQLFSESVAVIIMVSFSAAAIASVSRFYGWAASQIFG, from the coding sequence GTGACAAGTCCTATTACTAATAAAGAACCTCTTAAAAAGGATTCTCCTGAATTTGAAGAGCCTAAAAAAAAGAATAATTTTTTTAGATCTACATACGATGAGCTTAAACTTGTCGTGTGGCCTAACAAACAACAACTTTTTAGCGAATCAGTAGCAGTTATAATTATGGTATCGTTTTCTGCTGCAGCCATTGCTTCTGTTAGCAGATTCTATGGATGGGCAGCCTCGCAAATTTTTGGTTGA
- the nusG gene encoding transcription termination/antitermination protein NusG — protein sequence MSNELTTNLASSKANTSIARWYAVQVASSCEKKVKATLEQRSVTLGVNNRIIEIEIPQTPGIKLKKDGSRQTTEEKVFPGYVLVRMILDEDTMMAVKSTPNVINFVGAEDGRGSGRSRGHIKPRPLSRQEVNRIFKRASEKKAVIKLDIEEKDRIIVTSGPFKDFQGEVIEVSGERNKLKALLSIFGRETPVELEFSQINKQN from the coding sequence ATGAGTAATGAATTAACTACAAACCTTGCTTCTTCAAAAGCAAATACTAGCATCGCAAGATGGTATGCAGTTCAAGTAGCATCAAGCTGTGAAAAAAAAGTAAAAGCGACTCTTGAGCAAAGATCAGTAACTTTAGGTGTTAATAATAGAATCATTGAAATTGAAATTCCCCAAACTCCAGGAATTAAATTAAAAAAAGATGGAAGCAGACAAACTACTGAAGAAAAAGTTTTCCCAGGTTATGTCCTCGTAAGAATGATTTTGGATGAAGATACAATGATGGCTGTTAAAAGTACTCCAAATGTAATTAACTTTGTAGGCGCTGAAGACGGTAGAGGTAGCGGAAGGTCACGAGGTCATATCAAACCACGACCTTTATCAAGACAAGAAGTTAATAGAATATTTAAGCGCGCATCAGAGAAAAAAGCTGTAATCAAGTTAGATATTGAAGAAAAAGATAGAATCATAGTAACTAGTGGTCCATTCAAGGATTTCCAGGGAGAAGTTATAGAAGTTTCCGGGGAAAGAAATAAATTAAAAGCATTACTTTCAATATTTGGGCGCGAGACTCCTGTAGAATTAGAATTCTCCCAAATCAATAAACAAAATTAA
- the rplK gene encoding 50S ribosomal protein L11 encodes MAKKIVAVIKLALQAGKANPAPPVGPALGQHGVNIMAFCKEYNARTQDKAGFVIPVEISVFEDRSFTFITKTPPASVLITKAAGIEKGSGESAKGSVGNISKAQLEEIAKTKLPDLNCSSVESAMKVIEGTARNMGVSITD; translated from the coding sequence ATGGCAAAAAAAATTGTTGCAGTTATCAAGCTCGCTTTACAAGCAGGCAAAGCAAATCCTGCTCCTCCTGTAGGGCCAGCTTTAGGACAACATGGTGTCAATATCATGGCATTTTGCAAAGAATACAACGCAAGGACACAAGATAAAGCAGGTTTTGTAATCCCCGTTGAGATTTCTGTTTTTGAGGATAGAAGCTTTACTTTTATTACAAAAACACCTCCCGCTTCCGTTTTAATAACGAAAGCAGCTGGCATAGAGAAAGGATCAGGTGAATCTGCAAAAGGCTCTGTTGGGAATATAAGTAAAGCTCAACTAGAAGAAATAGCCAAAACTAAGCTTCCTGATCTAAACTGTTCTAGTGTTGAATCAGCAATGAAAGTGATTGAGGGTACCGCTCGTAATATGGGCGTATCTATTACTGATTGA
- the rplA gene encoding 50S ribosomal protein L1, translating to MKKLSKRMATLSTKIEDRIYAPLEALSLIKENANAKFDETIEAHIRLGIDPKYTDQQLRTTVALPHGTGQSIKIAVITSGENVSKAKDAGADLFGEEDLVESINKGNMEFDLLIATPDMMPKVAKLGRVLGPRGLMPNPKAGTVTNDIANAIKEFKAGKLEFRADKAGIVHVRFGKASFTKEALFDNLKTLQESIDKNKPSGAKGKYWKTFYVTSTMGPSVQVDINAIQDYQPEG from the coding sequence ATGAAAAAACTATCAAAAAGAATGGCGACTCTATCAACCAAGATAGAAGATCGCATTTACGCTCCACTCGAAGCTCTTAGTCTTATCAAAGAAAATGCGAATGCAAAATTTGATGAAACTATTGAAGCGCATATACGTTTAGGGATTGATCCAAAATATACCGATCAACAATTAAGAACCACTGTTGCATTACCGCATGGTACTGGCCAAAGCATCAAAATTGCAGTGATCACAAGCGGTGAGAATGTATCAAAAGCAAAGGATGCTGGTGCAGATTTATTTGGTGAAGAAGATCTTGTGGAAAGCATAAACAAAGGAAATATGGAGTTCGATCTACTTATTGCAACTCCAGATATGATGCCAAAGGTTGCAAAATTAGGTCGAGTTTTAGGACCTAGAGGTTTAATGCCTAATCCTAAAGCTGGGACAGTAACTAATGATATTGCTAATGCGATAAAAGAATTCAAAGCTGGTAAGCTCGAATTTAGAGCAGATAAAGCGGGTATTGTTCATGTCCGTTTTGGAAAAGCAAGCTTCACAAAAGAGGCTTTATTTGACAACTTAAAGACCTTACAAGAATCAATAGATAAAAATAAACCAAGTGGAGCCAAAGGAAAGTATTGGAAAACATTTTATGTGACTTCAACTATGGGACCTTCTGTTCAAGTTGATATAAATGCCATCCAAGATTACCAACCTGAAGGTTAA
- a CDS encoding 50S ribosomal protein L10, with the protein MGRTLENKQQIVTEIKSLLNDSEMAVVLDYKGLTIKEMSDLRSRLQTTNGICKVTKNSLMRKAIDGDSNWNDLESLLTGTNAFVLIKEDVGGAVKAIQSFQKDTKKSETKGALFEGRLLSNSEIKEIASLPSKEVLMAKIAGALNGVATKIAISINEVPSGLARSLKQHSEKSES; encoded by the coding sequence ATGGGCCGAACACTAGAGAATAAGCAACAAATCGTTACTGAGATTAAATCTCTATTAAACGACTCGGAAATGGCTGTAGTTCTTGACTATAAAGGTTTAACCATCAAAGAGATGTCAGATTTGCGATCTAGATTGCAAACAACAAATGGCATTTGCAAAGTTACCAAAAATTCATTAATGCGTAAAGCTATTGATGGAGATAGTAATTGGAATGATCTTGAATCTTTACTGACCGGAACCAATGCTTTTGTCTTAATTAAAGAAGATGTTGGTGGTGCTGTAAAAGCGATCCAATCTTTTCAAAAAGACACCAAAAAATCCGAAACCAAAGGAGCTTTATTTGAAGGTAGACTTCTTAGCAATTCTGAAATAAAAGAAATTGCAAGTCTTCCATCCAAAGAAGTATTGATGGCAAAAATTGCTGGCGCTCTAAATGGCGTCGCAACAAAAATTGCGATCTCTATTAATGAAGTGCCTTCTGGACTTGCTAGATCACTTAAACAACATTCTGAAAAATCAGAATCTTAA
- the rplL gene encoding 50S ribosomal protein L7/L12 — protein MSAKTEEILESLKSLSLLEASELVKQIEEVFGVSAAASAGVVMAAPGAAGGDADGGASEEKTEFDVVLESFDAAAKIKVLKVVRNATGLGLGDAKALVESAPKTVKEGIAKADAESLKKEIEEAGGKATLK, from the coding sequence ATGTCCGCAAAAACTGAAGAAATTCTTGAATCATTAAAATCTCTATCACTTTTAGAAGCATCTGAGCTTGTAAAGCAAATTGAAGAGGTTTTTGGTGTATCTGCTGCAGCTTCTGCAGGTGTAGTAATGGCAGCTCCAGGAGCAGCTGGCGGTGACGCAGATGGTGGTGCTTCTGAAGAAAAAACTGAATTTGATGTAGTTCTCGAAAGCTTTGATGCTGCTGCAAAAATCAAAGTCCTTAAGGTTGTAAGAAATGCAACTGGTCTAGGTCTTGGCGATGCAAAAGCACTTGTTGAATCTGCACCAAAAACAGTAAAAGAAGGAATTGCTAAAGCAGATGCTGAATCTTTAAAGAAAGAGATTGAAGAAGCTGGCGGTAAAGCTACACTTAAGTAA
- the rnhA gene encoding ribonuclease HI, with protein sequence MDSDSIAIEAATDGACSGNPGPGGWGGLIVFDDNSELEIGGSEQNTTNNRMELTAAIKTLEKLKTYQLKENFKLRTDSKYVIEGYTKWIINWKRNGWKTSSGKPVQNLDLWQKIDQLRINGLIMEYVKGHSGDKQNDRVDKIATNYSKGISIENNLKKTESFVDFFEKNAPIEIQELFSRNELIKKFAEKKYLLSSPELDTLLGEENHLKIKQYSLFEWRNWRLIPKDKKYWIIEKREA encoded by the coding sequence ATGGATAGTGATAGTATTGCGATTGAAGCCGCAACGGATGGAGCTTGCAGTGGTAATCCAGGCCCAGGTGGTTGGGGCGGTTTAATAGTTTTTGACGATAACAGCGAATTAGAAATCGGTGGTTCCGAGCAAAATACTACTAATAATAGAATGGAACTCACTGCGGCTATTAAAACTCTTGAGAAATTAAAAACCTACCAATTAAAAGAGAACTTTAAACTAAGAACTGATAGTAAATATGTCATAGAAGGTTATACAAAATGGATTATTAATTGGAAGAGAAATGGATGGAAAACAAGTTCAGGAAAACCAGTTCAGAATCTTGATCTATGGCAAAAAATTGATCAATTAAGAATTAATGGCCTAATAATGGAATATGTTAAAGGTCATAGCGGGGATAAACAAAATGATAGGGTTGATAAAATTGCAACTAATTACAGCAAAGGTATATCTATAGAAAATAACTTAAAAAAAACAGAATCCTTTGTTGATTTTTTTGAAAAAAATGCACCTATAGAAATTCAAGAATTATTTTCCCGTAATGAATTAATTAAAAAATTTGCAGAAAAAAAGTACCTTTTAAGTTCACCTGAACTAGACACATTATTAGGTGAAGAAAACCACTTAAAGATAAAACAATATTCACTTTTTGAATGGCGTAATTGGAGATTGATTCCTAAAGATAAAAAATATTGGATAATAGAAAAAAGAGAAGCCTAA